A part of Pararoseomonas sp. SCSIO 73927 genomic DNA contains:
- a CDS encoding prephenate dehydratase yields the protein MNQSIAFQGLPGAYSDLACRAAYPGWTTLPCPSFEAAMAAVREERAELAMLPCENSLAGRVPDIHRLLPESGLHVVGEHFERVEHCILAPPGATMETIRRAHSHPVALGQVLNLLRSTGWAAVIEADTAGAAHLIAERGGVEDAAIASSLAGEIYGLNILRRNVEDEAHNTTRFYVMSREPVLPAVTATDSVTTFVFRVRSVPAALYKALGGFATNGVNMTKLESYMLDGHFTAVQFLCDVDGHPDQPALRRALEELRFFSREVHVLGCYPAHPYRRVQAEAAE from the coding sequence GTGAACCAGAGCATCGCCTTCCAGGGCCTCCCCGGCGCCTATTCCGACCTGGCCTGCCGCGCCGCCTATCCCGGCTGGACCACCCTGCCCTGCCCCTCCTTCGAGGCGGCGATGGCGGCGGTGCGGGAGGAGCGGGCGGAGCTCGCCATGCTCCCCTGCGAGAACTCCCTCGCCGGCCGGGTGCCGGACATTCATCGCCTGCTGCCCGAATCCGGCCTGCACGTGGTGGGGGAGCACTTCGAGCGGGTGGAGCACTGCATCCTCGCCCCGCCCGGCGCGACGATGGAGACGATCCGCCGCGCCCATTCCCATCCGGTGGCGCTGGGCCAGGTGTTGAACCTGTTGCGGAGCACGGGCTGGGCGGCGGTGATCGAGGCCGACACCGCCGGCGCCGCCCACCTCATCGCCGAGCGCGGCGGGGTGGAGGACGCGGCCATCGCCTCGTCCCTCGCGGGCGAGATCTACGGGCTGAACATCCTCCGCCGGAACGTGGAGGACGAGGCCCACAACACCACCCGCTTCTACGTCATGTCGCGGGAGCCGGTCCTGCCGGCCGTCACCGCCACGGACAGCGTCACCACCTTCGTCTTCCGTGTCCGCTCCGTCCCCGCCGCGCTCTACAAGGCGCTCGGCGGCTTCGCGACGAACGGCGTGAACATGACGAAGCTCGAATCCTACATGCTGGACGGCCACTTCACCGCCGTTCAGTTCCTCTGCGACGTGGACGGCCACCCCGACCAGCCGGCACTCCGCCGGGCGCTGGAGGAGCTGCGCTTCTTCTCCCGCGAGGTGCATGTGCTGGGCTGCTACCCCGCCCACCCCTACCGACGGGTCCAGGCCGAAGCCGCGGAGTAA
- a CDS encoding cytochrome c family protein, producing MSLEANKAFAAVLTAGISFMVAGLVGGILVHPERLEKPAIETGEVVSAAAPAAPAALEPIGPLLASADAANGQAIMGRVCAACHTWTEGGRNAVGPNLYNVIGGPHAHREDFNYSPAMKALHDKPWDYEAMNAFLNRPAGAIPGTRMAFAGLNQAKQRADVIAYMRTLSGSPQPLPQ from the coding sequence ATGAGCCTGGAAGCGAACAAGGCCTTCGCAGCGGTCCTGACCGCCGGCATCAGCTTCATGGTCGCCGGGCTGGTCGGCGGCATCCTCGTGCACCCGGAGCGCCTGGAGAAGCCGGCCATCGAGACGGGCGAGGTGGTGTCCGCCGCCGCCCCGGCCGCGCCCGCCGCGCTGGAGCCGATCGGGCCGCTGCTGGCGAGCGCCGACGCGGCGAATGGCCAGGCGATCATGGGCCGCGTCTGCGCGGCCTGCCACACCTGGACCGAGGGCGGGCGCAACGCCGTGGGCCCCAACCTCTACAACGTGATCGGCGGCCCGCACGCCCACCGGGAGGATTTCAACTACTCCCCGGCGATGAAGGCCCTGCACGACAAGCCCTGGGACTACGAGGCGATGAACGCCTTCCTCAACCGCCCCGCCGGTGCCATCCCCGGCACCCGCATGGCCTTCGCCGGGCTGAACCAGGCGAAGCAGCGCGCGGACGTGATCGCCTACATGCGGACCCTCTCCGGCAGCCCGCAGCCGCTGCCCCAGTAA
- a CDS encoding inositol monophosphatase family protein, whose translation MEALIASAEAAADLAGAVIRPLFRSALLVEAKGDASPVTEADRGAERAIRDHIARHHPDHGVIGEEYGNDRADAEWVWVLDPIDGTRAFVTGRPLFGTLIALLHRGRPVLGIIDQPATGERWIGVEGRRTVFRGPFGGTAGCRPCPEIGAAELASTSPDIFPPGQDAGFLALRRSVRRVSWGGDCYIYGLLALGLIDVVVDATMKPWDWAALVPVVEGAGGRVTDHAGRVLTLESAGDVMAVGDPALLPACTALLSV comes from the coding sequence ATGGAAGCCCTGATCGCCTCGGCCGAGGCCGCGGCGGATCTGGCGGGGGCGGTCATCCGCCCCCTTTTCCGTTCGGCCCTGCTCGTCGAGGCGAAGGGCGATGCCAGCCCCGTCACCGAGGCCGACCGCGGGGCGGAGCGCGCGATCCGCGACCACATCGCCCGCCACCACCCCGACCACGGCGTGATCGGGGAGGAGTACGGGAACGACCGCGCGGACGCCGAGTGGGTCTGGGTGCTGGACCCGATTGACGGCACCCGCGCCTTCGTCACCGGCCGCCCCCTCTTCGGCACGCTGATCGCCCTGCTGCACCGGGGCCGCCCCGTGCTGGGGATCATCGACCAGCCCGCGACGGGGGAGCGCTGGATCGGGGTGGAGGGGCGCCGCACGGTGTTCCGCGGCCCCTTCGGCGGCACTGCAGGCTGCCGGCCTTGCCCGGAGATCGGCGCAGCGGAGCTCGCCAGCACCTCGCCGGACATTTTTCCGCCGGGACAGGACGCGGGCTTCCTGGCCCTGCGCCGGTCGGTGCGGCGCGTGAGCTGGGGCGGGGACTGCTACATCTACGGCCTGCTCGCGCTCGGCCTGATCGACGTGGTGGTGGACGCCACCATGAAGCCCTGGGACTGGGCCGCGCTCGTGCCCGTGGTGGAGGGCGCCGGCGGGCGCGTCACGGACCATGCCGGGCGGGTGCTCACCCTTGAATCGGCGGGGGATGTGATGGCGGTCGGGGACCCGGCGCTGCTGCCCGCCTGCACCGCGTTGCTTTCCGTTTGA
- a CDS encoding extracellular solute-binding protein translates to MRRRTLLSSGLALGLPALPALAQTATPGPRRVHALSLLGEPALPADFTHFPWVNPDAPKGGEITLYALGSFDSFNAYILRGTPAVGLGNLYDTLLKESADEASAEYGHLAGTVEIPADRRGVTFELREGARWHDGKPITADDVVWTFNTLRQHGRPFYRAYWADVSEVVAETPRRVTFRFSTDENRELALILGQLAVLPKHWWEGRDFSRPGLDVPLGSGPYKVERFEAGRSIAYRRVADYWGRDLPTMKGTNNFDLMRYEYYRDATVSLEAFKAGSIEFRTENVARDWATAYDFPAVRRGWVKRDEVRHELPTGLQGFIMNERRPLFQDRRVREALGLVFDFEWMNANLFYGSYARTTSYFSNSDFASRGLPEGREKEILERFRDRLPPEVLTREFKVPVTDGSGNNRDGARRALELLREAGWTVRDRRLTNAQGQRFEFEILLNGPTFERVALPYIQSLQRLGIEARVRTVDPPQYQVRMDAFDYDMTVDVFGQSSSPGNEQRDFWTSAKADENGSRNTIGIKDPVVDAIVEAIVAAPDLPELTAACRALDRVLLWGFHAIPQWHSRTFRMAWWDKFGRPERAPKRAIGLDSWWVDAGKERALAEARRAG, encoded by the coding sequence ATGCGCCGCCGCACCCTTCTCTCCTCGGGCCTTGCCCTCGGCCTCCCGGCCCTTCCGGCCCTGGCCCAAACCGCCACGCCAGGCCCGAGGCGGGTCCACGCGCTCTCCCTGCTGGGGGAACCGGCCCTGCCGGCGGATTTCACCCACTTCCCATGGGTGAACCCGGATGCGCCGAAGGGGGGTGAGATCACCCTCTACGCCCTCGGCAGCTTCGACAGCTTCAATGCCTACATCCTGCGCGGCACCCCGGCCGTTGGCCTCGGCAATCTCTACGACACGCTGCTGAAGGAGAGTGCGGACGAGGCGAGCGCCGAGTACGGCCACCTCGCCGGCACCGTGGAGATCCCCGCCGACCGCCGCGGCGTAACCTTCGAGCTGCGCGAGGGCGCCCGCTGGCACGACGGGAAGCCGATCACGGCGGATGACGTGGTCTGGACCTTCAACACGCTGCGCCAGCACGGGCGCCCCTTCTACCGCGCCTATTGGGCCGACGTGTCCGAGGTGGTGGCGGAGACGCCGCGCCGCGTGACCTTCCGCTTCTCCACCGATGAGAACCGGGAGCTCGCCCTGATCCTCGGCCAGCTCGCGGTGCTGCCGAAGCACTGGTGGGAAGGGCGCGACTTCTCCCGCCCGGGGCTGGACGTGCCGCTCGGCTCCGGCCCCTACAAGGTCGAGCGCTTCGAGGCCGGGCGCTCCATCGCCTATCGCCGCGTGGCCGACTACTGGGGCCGCGACCTGCCGACGATGAAGGGCACGAACAACTTCGACCTCATGCGCTACGAGTACTACCGTGATGCCACCGTCTCGCTTGAGGCGTTCAAGGCCGGCAGCATCGAATTCCGCACGGAGAACGTGGCCCGGGACTGGGCGACGGCCTACGACTTCCCCGCCGTGCGCCGCGGCTGGGTGAAGCGCGACGAGGTGCGCCACGAGCTGCCGACGGGGCTGCAGGGCTTCATCATGAACGAGCGGCGCCCGCTGTTCCAGGACCGCCGCGTGCGCGAGGCGCTCGGCCTCGTCTTCGACTTCGAGTGGATGAACGCGAACCTGTTCTACGGTTCCTACGCGCGCACCACCTCCTACTTCTCCAACTCCGACTTTGCCTCCCGTGGCCTGCCGGAAGGGCGGGAGAAGGAGATCCTGGAGCGGTTCAGGGACAGGCTGCCGCCGGAGGTGCTGACCCGCGAGTTCAAGGTTCCCGTGACGGACGGCTCCGGCAACAACCGGGACGGCGCCCGCCGCGCGCTGGAACTGCTGCGAGAGGCCGGCTGGACCGTGCGCGATCGGCGGCTGACCAACGCGCAGGGCCAGCGCTTCGAGTTCGAGATCCTTCTGAACGGCCCGACCTTCGAGCGCGTGGCCCTGCCCTACATCCAGTCCCTCCAGCGCCTGGGTATCGAGGCGCGGGTCCGGACCGTGGACCCGCCGCAGTACCAGGTTCGGATGGACGCCTTCGACTACGACATGACGGTGGACGTCTTCGGCCAGTCCTCCTCCCCCGGGAATGAGCAGCGCGACTTCTGGACGAGCGCGAAGGCCGACGAGAACGGCAGCCGCAACACCATCGGCATCAAGGACCCGGTGGTGGACGCGATTGTGGAGGCCATCGTCGCCGCGCCCGACCTACCGGAGCTGACGGCCGCCTGCCGCGCGCTGGACCGCGTGCTGCTCTGGGGCTTCCACGCCATCCCGCAATGGCACAGCCGCACCTTCCGCATGGCCTGGTGGGACAAGTTCGGCCGGCCGGAGCGCGCGCCGAAGCGCGCCATCGGCCTCGATTCCTGGTGGGTGGATGCCGGGAAGGAACGCGCCCTGGCCGAAGCCCGGCGCGCGGGCTAG
- a CDS encoding microcin C ABC transporter permease YejB: protein MGAYLLRRLALLVPTLFGIILINFAVTQFAPGGPVEQMIAELRGQGNTSLGRLTGEGGGAEVRPPQSQGGGEGPRSTYRGARGLDPAVVAEIERSFGFDKPATTRFWEMISSYLRFDFGDSLFRGRPVLDLILERLPVSISLGLWSTLIIYLVSIPLGIRKAVRDGTRFDAWTSGVVLLGYAIPGFLFAIMLVVLFAGGSFFQWFPSRGLGSSGSETWPFLQRAADYAWHMVLPTVALVVGGFAGLTMLTKNAFLDEINKQYVLTARAKGAGEGRVLYGHVFRNAMLLIIAGFPAAFIGILFTGALLVEIVFSLDGLGLLGFESAIRRDYTVMFATLYIFTLLGLVMQIIGDISYMLVDPRIDFSARR from the coding sequence GTGGGAGCCTACCTCCTTCGCCGCCTCGCGCTGCTGGTGCCGACGCTGTTCGGCATCATCCTCATCAACTTCGCCGTCACCCAGTTCGCACCGGGCGGCCCGGTGGAGCAGATGATCGCGGAGCTGCGCGGCCAGGGGAACACGAGCCTCGGCCGGCTGACGGGCGAGGGCGGCGGCGCAGAGGTCCGCCCGCCGCAGTCGCAGGGGGGAGGAGAGGGGCCGCGCTCCACCTATCGCGGCGCGCGCGGGCTGGACCCGGCCGTGGTGGCGGAGATCGAGCGCAGCTTCGGCTTCGATAAGCCCGCCACCACCCGCTTCTGGGAGATGATCTCCAGCTACCTGCGCTTCGACTTCGGCGATTCCCTGTTCCGCGGCCGCCCGGTGCTGGACCTGATCCTGGAGCGGCTGCCCGTCTCCATCTCGCTCGGCCTCTGGTCCACCCTCATCATCTATCTCGTCTCCATCCCCTTGGGCATCCGCAAGGCGGTGCGGGACGGCACGCGCTTCGATGCCTGGACTTCCGGCGTGGTGCTGCTGGGCTATGCCATTCCCGGCTTCCTTTTCGCGATCATGCTGGTGGTGCTCTTCGCCGGCGGGTCCTTTTTCCAGTGGTTCCCCTCGCGCGGGCTGGGCAGCAGCGGCAGCGAGACCTGGCCCTTCCTGCAGCGCGCGGCGGACTACGCCTGGCACATGGTGCTGCCCACGGTCGCCCTCGTCGTCGGCGGCTTCGCCGGGCTGACGATGCTGACGAAGAACGCCTTCCTCGACGAGATCAACAAGCAGTACGTCCTCACCGCCCGCGCCAAGGGCGCGGGGGAGGGGCGGGTGCTCTATGGCCACGTGTTCCGCAACGCGATGCTGCTGATCATCGCGGGCTTCCCGGCCGCCTTCATCGGCATCCTCTTCACCGGGGCGCTGCTGGTGGAGATCGTGTTCAGCCTCGACGGGCTCGGGCTGCTCGGCTTCGAATCCGCCATCCGGCGCGACTACACGGTGATGTTCGCCACGCTCTACATCTTCACCCTGCTCGGCCTCGTCATGCAGATCATCGGCGACATCAGCTACATGCTGGTGGACCCCCGAATCGACTTCAGCGCCCGCCGTTGA
- a CDS encoding ABC transporter permease, with protein sequence MSLSPLTRRRLANFHANRRGWWSLWIFAILFVVTLFAEVIANDRPIVARVEGQWFFPVAVEYAESDILSDGFPTAADWTDPVLAEEVSRRGWAIWPPIPFSHRTVVRDLGRPAPSPPSARNLLGTDDQARDVLARVIYGFRISVLFGFTLTILSSIVGVTAGAVQGYYGGWVDLIFQRVIEIWSGLPQLLLLIILASVIEPSFTSLLVFLLLFSWMSLTGVVRAEFLRGRNLDYVRAARALGVSDTRLMARHILPNAMVATLTMLPFILAGSVTVLASLDFLGFGLPPGSPSLGELVSQAKNNIQSPWLGITAFVVLGGMLTLLAFVGEAVRDAFDPRKQPGGGGR encoded by the coding sequence TTGAGCCTCTCGCCCCTTACCCGCCGCCGTCTCGCCAACTTCCACGCCAACCGGCGGGGATGGTGGTCGCTCTGGATCTTCGCGATCCTCTTCGTCGTGACCCTCTTCGCGGAGGTGATCGCGAATGACCGCCCGATCGTCGCGCGGGTGGAGGGCCAGTGGTTCTTTCCCGTGGCCGTGGAGTACGCCGAGAGCGACATCCTGAGCGACGGCTTTCCCACTGCCGCTGACTGGACCGACCCCGTGCTGGCGGAGGAGGTGAGCCGGCGCGGCTGGGCGATCTGGCCGCCCATTCCCTTCAGCCACCGCACCGTGGTGCGGGACCTCGGCCGCCCCGCGCCCTCGCCGCCCTCCGCCCGCAACCTCCTGGGCACGGACGACCAGGCGCGGGACGTGCTGGCGCGGGTGATCTACGGATTCCGCATCTCCGTCCTGTTCGGCTTCACCCTGACGATCCTGTCGTCCATCGTCGGCGTCACGGCGGGGGCGGTGCAGGGCTACTACGGCGGCTGGGTGGACCTGATCTTCCAGCGGGTGATCGAGATCTGGTCGGGGCTGCCGCAGCTCCTGCTGCTCATCATCCTCGCCAGCGTCATCGAGCCGAGCTTCACCTCACTCCTCGTCTTCCTCCTCCTCTTCTCCTGGATGTCGCTGACGGGGGTGGTGCGGGCGGAGTTCCTGCGCGGCCGGAACCTCGACTACGTGCGCGCCGCGCGGGCGCTGGGCGTCTCCGACACGCGGCTGATGGCCCGCCACATCCTGCCCAACGCCATGGTGGCCACCCTGACGATGCTGCCCTTCATCCTGGCCGGCTCCGTCACGGTGCTCGCCAGCCTCGACTTCCTGGGCTTCGGCCTGCCGCCCGGCTCGCCCTCGCTCGGGGAGCTGGTCTCGCAGGCGAAGAACAACATCCAGTCGCCCTGGCTGGGCATCACCGCCTTCGTCGTGCTCGGCGGGATGCTCACCCTGCTCGCCTTCGTCGGGGAGGCGGTGCGCGACGCCTTCGATCCGCGCAAGCAGCCCGGCGGGGGCGGCCGATGA
- a CDS encoding ABC transporter ATP-binding protein produces MSGPILDVRNLCVAFRGHQVVHDVSFAVDPGETLALVGESGSGKSVTALSCLRLLGPGGSNPGGQVTLDGVEVLKAPPAELQRLRGGVAGMVFQEPMTSLNPLHSIGQQVGEAVTLHRPVRGAALRGRVIELLHRVGLRAAEERLNAFPHQLSGGQRQRVMIAIALANDPRLLIADEPTTALDVTIQAQVLDLLARLKRELRMAMLLITHDLAIVRRHADRVVVMKDGAAVEQGRVAEVFANPAHPYTRMLIETQPHGRAAPLPLGAPEILRAEGMKVHFPIRRGLFRRVVGQVKAVDGVDITLRRGETLGVVGESGSGKTTLGLALLQLEHSEGEVALDGQPIHDHSRKALRPLRRKMQIVFQDPYGSLSPRMSVGEIVGEGLAVHEPALSRVQRDTRVAEALREVGLDPATAVRYPHEFSGGQRQRIAIARALVLGPELVVLDEPTSALDVSVQAQVVELLRDLQARRGLAYIFISHDLRVVRALAHRIVVMKDGRLVEAGETEQVVTNPKQPYTRALMEAAFELRAEPGVET; encoded by the coding sequence ATGAGTGGGCCCATCCTCGACGTCCGGAACCTCTGCGTGGCCTTTCGCGGCCATCAGGTGGTGCACGACGTCTCCTTCGCGGTCGATCCCGGCGAGACCCTCGCCCTGGTGGGGGAAAGCGGGAGCGGCAAGAGCGTGACGGCCCTGTCCTGCCTTCGCCTGCTCGGCCCTGGCGGCAGCAACCCGGGCGGGCAGGTCACGCTGGACGGCGTGGAGGTGCTAAAGGCGCCCCCTGCCGAGCTGCAGCGCCTGCGCGGCGGCGTGGCGGGCATGGTGTTCCAGGAGCCGATGACCTCGCTCAACCCGCTGCACAGCATCGGGCAGCAGGTGGGGGAGGCGGTCACGCTGCACCGGCCGGTGCGCGGCGCCGCGCTGCGCGGCCGGGTGATCGAGCTGCTGCACCGCGTCGGCCTGCGCGCGGCGGAGGAGCGGCTCAACGCCTTCCCGCACCAGCTCTCGGGCGGGCAGCGGCAGCGCGTGATGATCGCCATCGCCCTCGCCAACGACCCGCGCCTGCTGATCGCGGACGAGCCCACCACCGCGCTGGACGTGACGATCCAGGCGCAGGTGCTGGACCTCCTCGCGCGGCTGAAGCGGGAGCTTCGCATGGCGATGCTCCTCATCACCCATGATCTCGCGATCGTCCGCCGCCACGCGGACCGCGTGGTGGTGATGAAGGACGGCGCGGCGGTGGAGCAGGGCCGGGTGGCGGAGGTTTTCGCCAACCCCGCCCACCCCTACACGCGCATGCTGATCGAGACGCAGCCGCATGGCCGCGCCGCGCCTCTGCCACTGGGTGCGCCGGAGATCCTGCGCGCGGAGGGCATGAAGGTGCACTTCCCCATCCGCCGCGGCCTGTTCCGCCGCGTGGTGGGGCAGGTGAAGGCCGTGGACGGCGTGGACATCACCCTCCGCCGCGGCGAAACGCTCGGCGTGGTGGGGGAGAGCGGCAGTGGCAAGACGACGCTCGGCCTCGCGCTGCTGCAGCTCGAGCACTCCGAGGGCGAGGTGGCGCTGGACGGGCAGCCCATCCACGACCACTCCCGCAAGGCGTTGCGCCCGCTGCGGCGGAAGATGCAGATCGTCTTCCAGGATCCCTACGGCAGCCTCTCCCCGCGGATGAGCGTGGGCGAGATCGTGGGGGAGGGGCTGGCTGTGCACGAGCCCGCGCTGTCCCGTGTGCAGCGGGATACGCGCGTGGCGGAGGCACTGCGCGAGGTCGGCCTCGATCCCGCCACCGCCGTGCGCTACCCGCACGAGTTCTCCGGCGGGCAGCGCCAGCGCATCGCGATCGCCCGCGCCCTGGTTCTCGGGCCGGAGCTGGTGGTGCTGGACGAGCCGACGAGCGCGCTGGACGTCTCCGTGCAGGCGCAGGTGGTGGAGCTGTTGCGCGACCTGCAGGCGCGCCGCGGCCTCGCCTACATCTTCATCTCCCACGACCTGCGCGTGGTGCGCGCCCTCGCCCACCGCATCGTCGTGATGAAGGACGGAAGGCTGGTGGAGGCGGGGGAGACGGAGCAGGTGGTCACGAACCCGAAGCAGCCCTACACCCGCGCCCTGATGGAGGCCGCCTTCGAGCTGCGCGCCGAACCCGGGGTGGAAACGTGA
- a CDS encoding MarR family transcriptional regulator, with protein sequence MPVQGTPDQFVGILRDTVVALVRRDGPDLSARQLGVFLTVYLGEGPHTVRGLAASLNVSKPAITRALDRLGELDFARRKTDPQDRRSVLVQRTVKGAALLREMRSIMGEAAAAAEDVDQKAAAQPANTQVATKRAS encoded by the coding sequence ATGCCCGTGCAAGGCACACCGGACCAGTTCGTCGGCATCCTCCGGGACACGGTCGTGGCGCTGGTCCGCCGCGACGGCCCGGACCTCTCCGCGCGGCAGCTGGGCGTGTTCCTGACGGTCTATCTCGGTGAGGGTCCGCACACGGTGCGCGGCCTGGCCGCGTCGCTCAACGTCTCCAAGCCCGCCATCACCCGCGCGCTGGACCGCCTGGGCGAGCTGGACTTCGCCCGCCGCAAGACCGACCCGCAGGACCGCCGCTCCGTGCTCGTCCAGCGCACCGTGAAGGGCGCCGCCCTGCTGCGCGAGATGCGCAGCATCATGGGCGAGGCCGCCGCCGCCGCCGAGGACGTGGACCAGAAGGCCGCGGCCCAGCCGGCCAACACCCAGGTCGCCACGAAGCGCGCGAGCTGA
- a CDS encoding leucyl aminopeptidase family protein — translation MSNTDLLRPLAPSGSESRPLHTVTPEGLPELMEGLEPPAAAFLRDGGFAAEAGRIVLVPGAEGVSAAVLGLGAAPASPWTYGALPYALREGTAWHLAGEADPAAATLGWMLGAYRFARYRTPARKPALLVPPQGTAEAQVLAEAVLRARELINLPAADLGPAELSDAARALAERCGATFEDIAGEALAQGFPAVAAVGGGSHRAPRVAVIRWEGSAEGPLVALCGKGVCFDTGGLDLKSADGMKRMKKDMGGAALMLGLAEALMRLRAPVRLLVAIGAVENAVSSKAMRPLDVLRTRKGLTVEVGNTDAEGRLVLADLLAFAGEHRPRLILDAATLTGAARVALGPDLPALYTNDENVAAALLAAGDACHDPLWRLPLHEGYASWLDSSVADINNVGSRPMAGSIVAALFLRRFVPDDVPWAHLDVYAWNDSARPGRPEGGEAMGLRALLAGLMALLPAWAES, via the coding sequence ATGTCGAACACTGACCTCCTCCGGCCCCTGGCGCCGTCCGGCTCCGAATCGCGCCCCCTGCACACGGTGACTCCCGAGGGGCTGCCGGAGTTGATGGAAGGGCTGGAACCCCCGGCAGCCGCCTTCCTGCGGGACGGCGGATTTGCGGCCGAGGCCGGGCGGATCGTGCTCGTGCCGGGAGCGGAGGGCGTGTCGGCCGCGGTGCTCGGGCTCGGCGCCGCCCCCGCCTCGCCCTGGACATACGGCGCCCTCCCCTACGCCCTGCGGGAGGGCACGGCCTGGCACCTGGCCGGGGAGGCGGATCCGGCCGCGGCGACCTTGGGCTGGATGCTCGGCGCCTACCGCTTCGCCCGGTACAGGACACCCGCCCGCAAGCCCGCCCTGCTCGTGCCGCCACAGGGCACCGCGGAGGCGCAGGTGCTGGCGGAGGCCGTGCTGCGCGCGCGGGAGCTGATCAACCTGCCCGCCGCCGATCTCGGCCCCGCCGAGCTCTCGGACGCGGCGCGCGCGCTGGCGGAGCGCTGCGGGGCGACCTTCGAGGACATCGCCGGGGAGGCGCTGGCGCAGGGCTTCCCCGCCGTGGCCGCGGTGGGCGGCGGCAGCCACCGCGCCCCGCGCGTGGCGGTGATCCGCTGGGAGGGCAGCGCGGAGGGACCGCTGGTCGCGCTCTGCGGCAAGGGCGTGTGCTTCGACACGGGCGGGCTGGACCTGAAATCCGCCGACGGCATGAAGCGCATGAAGAAGGACATGGGCGGCGCCGCGCTGATGCTCGGCCTGGCGGAGGCGCTGATGCGGCTGCGCGCGCCGGTCCGCCTGCTCGTCGCGATCGGCGCGGTGGAGAACGCCGTCTCCTCCAAGGCGATGCGCCCGCTCGATGTGCTGCGCACCCGCAAGGGGCTGACGGTGGAGGTGGGCAACACGGACGCCGAAGGGCGCCTCGTGCTCGCCGATCTTCTCGCCTTCGCGGGCGAGCACAGGCCCCGGCTGATCCTAGACGCCGCGACGCTGACCGGCGCGGCGCGCGTGGCGCTCGGCCCCGATCTGCCCGCGCTCTACACGAATGATGAAAACGTGGCCGCCGCCCTTCTCGCCGCGGGTGATGCGTGTCACGACCCGCTCTGGCGATTGCCGCTGCATGAAGGTTACGCTTCGTGGCTCGACAGTTCGGTAGCCGACATCAACAACGTCGGAAGCCGACCGATGGCAGGTTCCATCGTCGCTGCGCTCTTTCTGCGCCGCTTTGTCCCGGACGACGTTCCGTGGGCCCATCTCGACGTCTACGCATGGAACGATTCGGCGCGGCCCGGACGTCCGGAGGGCGGCGAGGCCATGGGCCTGCGGGCTCTCCTGGCCGGCCTGATGGCGCTCCTCCCTGCATGGGCCGAGTCCTGA
- a CDS encoding GDSL-type esterase/lipase family protein, which yields MAPRLLPLLLVLLALSSARAQEAPACPPATPQPLELPRLAEALREGREPVVVAFGSSSTQGAYASSPDRAYPARLEAALRRMGIPARVLNRGRGGEDALEMRARLEADVVAARPTVVIWQLGVNGAIREQSLARFRTLLRQGVTMMQEAGADVVLMDSQRGPWVAAHAVLRDLFDATLAEVAQERGAQLFSRRRMMDEWAGAGTPDAAVIAPDGLHHNDRGYACLAEALAEAMRAKISLPR from the coding sequence ATGGCCCCGCGCCTCCTGCCCCTCCTGCTCGTCCTTCTCGCGCTGTCCTCCGCCCGGGCGCAGGAGGCGCCGGCCTGCCCGCCGGCGACGCCTCAGCCCCTCGAGCTGCCGCGCCTGGCGGAGGCGCTGCGGGAAGGGCGGGAACCGGTGGTCGTGGCCTTCGGCAGTTCCTCCACCCAGGGCGCCTACGCCTCCTCGCCCGACCGGGCCTACCCGGCGCGGCTGGAGGCGGCGCTGCGGCGGATGGGCATCCCCGCGCGCGTGCTGAACCGCGGCCGCGGCGGGGAGGACGCGCTGGAGATGCGCGCCCGGCTGGAGGCGGACGTGGTGGCGGCCCGCCCCACCGTGGTGATCTGGCAACTCGGCGTGAACGGCGCGATCCGCGAGCAGAGCCTGGCCCGCTTCCGCACCCTGCTGCGCCAGGGGGTGACGATGATGCAGGAGGCCGGCGCCGACGTGGTGCTGATGGACAGCCAGCGCGGCCCCTGGGTGGCCGCCCATGCGGTGCTGCGGGACCTGTTCGACGCGACCCTGGCGGAGGTGGCGCAGGAGCGCGGGGCACAGCTCTTCTCCCGCCGGCGGATGATGGACGAGTGGGCCGGGGCGGGCACGCCGGACGCCGCGGTGATCGCGCCCGACGGGCTGCACCACAATGACCGCGGCTACGCCTGCCTGGCGGAGGCGCTGGCCGAGGCGATGCGGGCGAAAATTTCACTTCCGCGATAA